Proteins encoded within one genomic window of Anopheles gambiae chromosome 3, idAnoGambNW_F1_1, whole genome shotgun sequence:
- the LOC1272639 gene encoding general odorant-binding protein 99b — MNSLLLIGGVLVVLNVQALLQFVTAADNNESVIESCSNAVQGAANDELKVHYRANEFPDDPVTHCFVRCIGLELNLYDDKYGVDLQANWENLGNSDDADEEFVAKHRACLEAKNLETIEDLCERAYSAFQCLREDYEMYQNNNNATSECI; from the exons ATGAACTCCCTTCTTCTCATCGGAGGAGTTTTGGTAGTGCTGAATGTCCAG GCGTTGTTGCAGTTCGTAACAGCGGCCGATAATAACGAGTCAGTGATTGAATCCTGCAGTAACGCTGTGCAGGGCGCCGCCAATGACGAACTAAAGGTACATTATCGGGCAAACGAGTTTCCCGATGATCCTGTGACACATTGCTTCGTGCGTTGCATCGGACTCGAGCTGAATCTCTACGACGATAAGTATGGAGTCGATTTGCAAGCAAACTGGGAAAATCTGGGGAACAGTGATGATGCGGACGAGGAGTTCGTAGCGAAGCATCGTGCCTGTCTAGAAGCTAAGAATCTGGAAACAATCGAAGATCTGTGCGAAAGAGCATACAGTGCTTTCCAATGTTTGAGGGAAGACTATGAAATGTATCAGAATAACAATAACGCCACAAGCGAATGCATATAA